From the Acidobacteriota bacterium genome, one window contains:
- a CDS encoding SNF2 helicase associated domain-containing protein has translation MQIKLTELFTVYFSLPIRTRGAQFTRNPNFDFDLIEENYYASDIQDGRETETVTLRFEVKKPTELSAFARCSCPKFQKGPCAHLWALMMGIDQSLPVTLQQKIRTASLRPDFFEDDFEDDTEDDDFFDENEDLFFNETSDAGLVRELSQRLGLSSGSKLAHQSKSRYLPPPPPTWKDYFVPLKEMMVAREQVNKTPIWPENWQLLYVLDIETIKSTGIIAVDLYYQERKKNGDWGKAKQTHLKREHFLVHPNPQDRQLLLTLAGMNALGSNTLSLSGLQAYLGRESYKPLQYYIGGHDLERVFPLLCATNRFFIVQEPKGERKFIGPLTWDPHEKPWEFHLGLNRVTNKPSDFETQLLLKREEKQISPSEVLLLLSDGYLFTRTQVSKFNHYGAFPLVAHLRGEEPLVIPETELDAFLQEMTQLPSAPPLQLPASHQVQISQMEPLPFLSIRRNHPSAILKGDLEFVYDQLRFKVDDASGGHYDPQAKHFYRRNRTAEKQAVQVLAQHPGVEEHTFRDTHKGKSTSFQFPPQELPRLVSKLTAQGWRVEAEGKLYRTPGQVSIQVKSGLDWFELQAEVDFEGQVASLPKLLAALRRGERFVQLGDGSFGMLPEEWLTKYGLLTGVGQAEGDTIKFRRSQAGLLDALLSAQPQIAVDEPFIKLRDQMHQFDKVAAQLPPPGFIGELRPYQQEGLGWLHFLDQFGFGGCLADDMGLGKTVQVLAFLQAAKEQKEAAPGRPRPSLVVVPKSLLFNWTEEARRFTPQLQILTHVGTGRDQEFDSFQAFDIILTTYGTMLRDILKLKDIQFDFVILDESQAIKNASTETSKAARLLQGRRRLAMSGTPIENHLGEFWSLFEFLNPGILGTASVFQQLVDDPNLRQVESRQLLAKAVRPFLLRRTKQQVAKDLPTKTEQTIYCEMEPEQRKHYLELRDYYRATLLGQIGTEGIQKNKLQILEGLLRLRQAACHPGLIDSKQTSKPSAKLDVLLPYIAEIVDEGHKALIFSQFTSFLSIVRKQLDKEKIPYLYLDGKTQNRGELVEKFQTDPESKLFLISLKAGGFGLNLTAAEYVFLLDPWWNPAVEAQAIDRTHRIGQTEQVFAYRLITRDTVEEKVLKLQENKRNLADAILGENSATLRDLGREDLELLLS, from the coding sequence ATGCAAATTAAACTTACGGAACTGTTTACCGTTTATTTTTCATTGCCAATCCGAACCCGAGGGGCGCAGTTCACCAGGAATCCCAACTTTGACTTTGACCTGATAGAAGAAAATTATTACGCTTCCGACATCCAGGATGGCCGGGAAACCGAGACCGTTACCCTCAGGTTTGAAGTCAAAAAACCAACTGAACTCTCGGCCTTTGCCCGGTGTTCCTGCCCCAAGTTTCAAAAGGGCCCCTGTGCGCATTTGTGGGCCTTGATGATGGGCATTGATCAATCATTGCCAGTCACGCTTCAACAAAAAATTCGGACAGCATCACTCCGCCCAGACTTCTTTGAAGATGATTTTGAAGACGACACCGAAGATGATGATTTTTTTGATGAGAATGAGGACCTGTTCTTCAATGAGACCAGCGACGCTGGTCTGGTTCGGGAACTTTCACAAAGGTTGGGGCTGTCTTCAGGTTCGAAACTGGCACACCAGAGCAAAAGTCGCTACCTTCCCCCGCCACCACCGACCTGGAAAGACTATTTTGTACCGCTCAAGGAAATGATGGTCGCACGGGAGCAGGTCAATAAAACGCCAATCTGGCCTGAAAACTGGCAACTCCTGTATGTCCTTGATATTGAAACCATTAAATCAACTGGAATCATTGCCGTTGACTTGTATTATCAGGAGCGAAAGAAAAATGGCGATTGGGGCAAGGCCAAACAAACCCATTTGAAACGAGAACATTTCCTGGTCCATCCGAACCCACAAGACCGCCAGTTGCTGCTCACTCTGGCTGGGATGAATGCCCTGGGCAGCAACACCCTCTCCCTGAGCGGCCTCCAGGCATATCTGGGGCGGGAATCCTATAAACCACTTCAGTACTATATCGGTGGCCATGATCTGGAACGTGTCTTCCCTCTACTCTGTGCCACCAATCGGTTTTTTATCGTCCAGGAACCGAAAGGTGAGCGAAAATTTATTGGTCCGCTTACCTGGGATCCACATGAAAAACCCTGGGAGTTTCATCTTGGCCTCAATCGAGTGACGAACAAGCCATCGGACTTTGAGACCCAGTTGCTGCTCAAACGTGAGGAAAAACAAATATCCCCGTCAGAAGTTCTTTTGCTTTTGAGCGACGGCTATTTATTCACCCGCACCCAGGTGTCGAAATTTAATCATTATGGGGCCTTTCCGCTGGTTGCCCATCTGCGAGGAGAAGAACCCCTGGTGATTCCTGAGACCGAACTCGATGCGTTTCTCCAGGAAATGACTCAGCTTCCGTCAGCCCCGCCGCTCCAGCTTCCAGCATCACACCAGGTTCAAATCAGTCAAATGGAACCGCTTCCGTTTCTCTCAATTCGACGAAACCACCCATCAGCCATCCTCAAGGGAGACCTGGAGTTTGTCTATGATCAACTCCGGTTTAAAGTGGATGATGCCTCAGGCGGACACTATGACCCTCAAGCCAAACATTTTTACCGGCGGAATCGGACGGCTGAAAAACAAGCGGTGCAAGTTCTCGCCCAGCACCCTGGAGTTGAAGAGCACACCTTCCGCGACACCCACAAAGGCAAAAGCACCTCGTTTCAATTCCCTCCTCAAGAACTCCCCCGACTGGTCTCGAAACTGACGGCTCAGGGTTGGCGAGTGGAAGCCGAAGGAAAGTTGTACCGGACGCCAGGGCAGGTTTCAATCCAGGTCAAATCGGGCCTTGACTGGTTTGAATTGCAAGCCGAAGTTGATTTTGAAGGCCAGGTAGCCTCTCTGCCCAAACTCCTGGCGGCCCTTCGGCGTGGTGAACGGTTTGTGCAACTTGGCGATGGTTCGTTTGGGATGCTTCCCGAAGAATGGTTGACCAAATATGGGTTGTTGACCGGGGTTGGTCAGGCCGAAGGAGATACGATCAAATTTCGGCGGTCACAGGCCGGATTGCTCGATGCGCTCCTCTCGGCCCAGCCTCAAATTGCCGTGGATGAACCATTTATCAAACTCCGCGATCAGATGCACCAGTTTGATAAGGTGGCGGCTCAACTCCCACCGCCTGGATTTATCGGGGAACTTCGCCCTTATCAACAGGAAGGTCTTGGCTGGCTTCATTTTCTGGATCAGTTTGGGTTTGGCGGCTGTCTGGCTGACGATATGGGACTGGGAAAAACCGTTCAGGTGCTCGCTTTTCTCCAGGCGGCCAAAGAACAAAAAGAAGCGGCCCCTGGTCGCCCGCGCCCATCACTGGTGGTGGTGCCAAAATCGCTCCTGTTTAACTGGACAGAAGAAGCCCGTCGGTTTACTCCGCAACTTCAGATACTCACGCATGTCGGCACCGGTCGTGACCAGGAATTTGATTCATTTCAGGCATTTGACATCATTTTGACCACCTATGGCACCATGCTGCGTGATATTCTCAAACTCAAAGACATTCAGTTTGACTTTGTGATTTTGGATGAATCCCAGGCCATCAAAAACGCTTCAACCGAGACCTCCAAAGCCGCCAGGTTGCTCCAGGGACGGCGGCGGCTGGCGATGAGCGGAACACCGATTGAAAACCACCTTGGTGAGTTTTGGAGTCTGTTTGAATTTTTGAACCCAGGGATTTTGGGCACGGCCTCGGTGTTTCAGCAACTCGTGGATGATCCCAATTTGCGCCAGGTCGAGTCGCGCCAGCTACTGGCCAAAGCTGTTCGGCCATTTTTGCTTCGGCGCACCAAACAACAGGTGGCCAAAGATTTGCCGACCAAAACCGAGCAAACCATCTATTGTGAAATGGAGCCCGAACAGCGCAAACACTATCTGGAACTGCGCGACTATTACCGGGCCACGTTGCTCGGACAAATCGGAACCGAAGGCATTCAAAAAAACAAGCTGCAAATCCTCGAAGGGTTGCTCCGGTTGCGCCAGGCAGCCTGCCATCCAGGACTCATTGACTCCAAACAGACTTCCAAACCAAGCGCCAAACTGGATGTGCTGCTGCCCTACATTGCCGAAATTGTTGACGAAGGCCACAAAGCTCTGATTTTCTCGCAATTTACCAGCTTTCTTTCGATTGTTCGCAAACAGCTTGATAAAGAAAAGATCCCCTATTTGTACCTGGATGGGAAAACCCAGAACCGGGGTGAACTGGTGGAAAAATTCCAGACTGATCCAGAAAGCAAGTTGTTTTTGATCAGTCTGAAAGCTGGAGGATTTGGCCTCAATCTCACCGCCGCGGAATATGTCTTTCTGCTTGATCCGTGGTGGAATCCAGCCGTGGAAGCCCAGGCGATTGACCGAACGCATCGCATCGGACAAACTGAACAAGTCTTTGCCTATCGGCTGATCACTCGCGATACCGTCGAGGAAAAAGTGCTCAAACTCCAGGAAAACAAACGCAATCTGGCGGATGCGATTCTGGGCGAAAACAGCGCCACCTTGCGTGATCTGGGCCGCGAAGACCTGGAACTGCTGCTTTCCTGA
- a CDS encoding DUF1272 domain-containing protein, with amino-acid sequence MLELRPNCEHCDRDLPPNAIDAMICTFECTFCVDCVDTVLHNVCPNCGGGLVRRPIRPHRLLAKYPPSEQRVFKPVNLEEHQTRLEQLRDIPPAER; translated from the coding sequence ATGCTTGAACTTCGACCCAACTGCGAACACTGTGACCGAGACCTTCCCCCCAATGCCATTGACGCCATGATCTGCACTTTTGAATGCACTTTTTGTGTGGATTGTGTTGATACTGTTTTGCACAATGTGTGTCCAAATTGCGGCGGCGGCCTGGTTCGACGTCCGATTCGCCCACACCGATTGCTTGCAAAATATCCGCCTTCTGAGCAACGGGTGTTCAAACCAGTCAACCTCGAAGAACACCAAACGCGGCTCGAACAACTGCGGGATATCCCTCCAGCCGAACGATGA
- a CDS encoding HEAT repeat domain-containing protein: protein MPHSQKPSMFSAAELQEQIDQTCDTVRAHDHQLIHEAAKTLALLGPAAVELLIEKLRDPDRYVQDVVARALGQIGDPRAVVHLLEILSDYHPLSPDNDDEDDLSEPEFRAVEALGKIGDPRAVEPLLAELDRLIALYPGIVTTEIIYCLGEIGDLRGLEPCLRFLKPPLVDHTHWKAAHYSLPKFGEPAIAPLIQLLNEVDDPLIPYDLAEIGHISAIPVLFEVLKDSWRPDHLRANAAHALGKLKATNAFETLLRLINQSVDNPNLLRGLILGLGNTQDERALEVLLKLFDQPFDQALFGWIIEALGELGTSGAIDVLVVLLESQDMHIRQLSIRALERGGDERAIPALQLLVDDHQRPTSLMLDETTEAGIKNMLGPDGVDEVLDLFGEGTRRWAASAIRAIRQRSQASFFDNSGEFDSQLTN from the coding sequence ATGCCTCATTCTCAAAAACCATCCATGTTCTCAGCAGCCGAACTTCAGGAACAGATTGATCAAACCTGCGACACGGTCCGCGCTCATGATCACCAATTGATCCATGAAGCGGCGAAAACACTGGCGCTGCTGGGTCCAGCAGCCGTTGAACTCCTGATAGAAAAGCTGCGGGATCCTGACCGTTATGTGCAGGACGTTGTGGCTCGTGCGCTTGGCCAGATTGGTGACCCGCGTGCCGTGGTTCATCTGCTGGAAATACTCAGTGACTATCACCCTCTTTCCCCTGACAACGATGATGAAGACGATCTGTCTGAACCCGAATTTCGGGCGGTTGAAGCGCTTGGAAAAATCGGGGATCCACGTGCCGTCGAACCGCTGCTGGCTGAACTTGACCGACTGATCGCTCTCTACCCAGGAATTGTGACGACGGAGATTATTTATTGCCTTGGGGAGATTGGTGACCTTCGAGGGCTAGAACCCTGCCTGAGATTTCTCAAGCCACCGCTGGTTGATCACACCCACTGGAAGGCCGCTCACTACTCCCTACCGAAATTTGGCGAACCGGCGATTGCTCCGCTCATTCAACTCCTTAATGAAGTTGATGATCCGCTGATTCCGTATGATTTGGCTGAAATCGGTCATATTTCCGCTATCCCGGTTTTGTTTGAAGTACTCAAAGATTCCTGGCGACCTGACCACCTGCGAGCCAATGCCGCCCACGCACTGGGAAAACTCAAGGCGACCAACGCCTTTGAAACACTTTTGAGATTGATCAACCAGTCGGTGGACAACCCCAATTTGCTTCGAGGATTGATTCTGGGTCTTGGCAACACCCAGGACGAACGCGCCCTCGAAGTGTTGCTCAAATTGTTTGATCAACCCTTTGATCAGGCATTGTTCGGCTGGATCATTGAAGCCCTGGGTGAGCTTGGGACGTCAGGGGCGATTGATGTTCTGGTCGTGCTCCTGGAAAGTCAGGATATGCACATTCGCCAACTGTCCATTCGGGCGTTAGAACGCGGCGGTGACGAACGAGCCATTCCAGCGCTTCAACTCCTGGTGGATGACCACCAGCGGCCAACCAGCCTGATGCTGGACGAAACAACCGAAGCCGGAATCAAGAACATGCTTGGCCCAGACGGGGTGGACGAGGTGCTGGATTTATTTGGTGAAGGCACCCGCCGCTGGGCCGCCAGTGCCATTCGTGCCATTCGTCAGCGCTCCCAGGCTTCGTTTTTCGACAATTCCGGCGAGTTTGATTCGCAATTGACGAATTAG
- the alr gene encoding alanine racemase yields MNSLSLAQFASITHADLSTEIIQNHIFTNICTDSRRVQQDALFFALKGSQVDGHAFVGHALRNGAVAAVVRRSWAAQHPELATERLILVDDPLASLQKLAGWWRNELRGKVLAITGSNGKTIVKDALHQVLCGMYECSASPGSYNNQLGVPLSLLRFPQEVELALVEAGVSEKNDMPVLERMIRPDFGILTNIGLAHLSSFGSREAIAQEKMQLFANIPPEGWLLVPANEPLLEPSLSLLRCRIHRVGQKNPDLPFVEQRHPSKDGQLLTLHFPDHSTFEFFVDTPSLEIVTDLEIAACAGFLLAVPEAMIVEALTGYNPGSTRMETWKSPNGVTLINDSCSSDPISVRSALRTLATMSNDRGKRIFVFGGMRELGPLEAVEHAQVGYIAAESNVDTLVLIGSRQLDQTEDAFREKAAGQVLRCRNFEEIKSRLLPSLKWGDTILVKGPRNTDINDIAREITETMAPNRFIVDLEAINENITRFQRHVGPNTRILAMIKALAYGSDATRLAKELQKMGIESVGVASADEGVSLRKVGVDIPILVFLCTPDEAEKVVRYALTPIVYSPEGITPLATAAQTQGKTINVHLEVDTGMGRLGVQPEQALEVAQAIAQSGRLHLAGVLTHFACAEDPEKDDFTRFQISQFKSVVAQLKNAGFTRLICHAGATAGAARFPEAHFDMVRIGLGLYGVYPSEAVAQAIDLDLAVSLVSRLAEVRTLPKGHRIGYGGTFEVPHDQFRAGVVPIGYHDGIPVSLSNRGTVLINGQRAPIVGRVSMDSMIVDVSQIADAAVGSDVLIYGKYAGYSLRPEAIADSCGTIAYELLARLGPRIQRIFTGSYRYNGLVK; encoded by the coding sequence ATGAATTCCCTTTCCCTTGCCCAATTTGCTTCAATTACTCACGCTGATTTATCAACTGAAATTATTCAAAATCATATATTTACCAATATTTGCACTGATTCGCGGCGGGTGCAGCAGGATGCGCTGTTTTTTGCGCTGAAAGGCTCCCAGGTGGATGGTCACGCCTTTGTCGGTCATGCCCTCCGCAACGGCGCCGTGGCGGCTGTCGTCCGGCGGTCCTGGGCGGCCCAACATCCGGAACTGGCCACCGAACGGCTGATCCTGGTTGATGACCCGCTGGCCAGCCTCCAAAAACTGGCTGGGTGGTGGCGGAATGAACTCCGAGGCAAAGTCCTGGCCATCACTGGCAGCAATGGGAAAACGATTGTGAAAGATGCGCTCCATCAGGTGCTGTGCGGGATGTATGAATGTTCGGCCAGTCCAGGGAGCTATAACAATCAACTTGGCGTGCCGCTCTCACTCCTTCGATTCCCTCAGGAAGTTGAACTGGCACTGGTTGAAGCTGGCGTTTCCGAAAAAAACGATATGCCGGTGCTCGAACGGATGATCCGACCTGACTTTGGCATTTTGACCAATATCGGTCTGGCTCACCTGTCTTCATTTGGTTCACGGGAGGCCATCGCCCAGGAAAAAATGCAATTGTTTGCCAATATCCCACCTGAAGGCTGGCTGTTGGTGCCCGCAAATGAACCGTTGCTTGAGCCCTCTCTGTCACTGCTCCGATGTCGCATCCACCGGGTTGGCCAGAAAAATCCTGATCTTCCCTTTGTCGAACAGCGTCACCCCTCCAAGGATGGCCAGTTATTGACGCTCCATTTTCCAGACCACTCGACGTTTGAATTTTTCGTTGACACCCCATCGCTGGAAATTGTGACGGATCTTGAAATTGCGGCCTGCGCCGGATTCCTCCTTGCGGTTCCGGAAGCCATGATTGTTGAAGCTTTAACCGGGTATAACCCTGGCTCAACCCGCATGGAAACCTGGAAATCTCCCAATGGCGTGACGCTGATCAACGATTCGTGCAGTTCCGACCCGATTTCCGTTCGCTCTGCCCTGCGGACACTGGCCACCATGAGCAATGACCGGGGTAAACGCATTTTTGTCTTCGGCGGGATGCGCGAACTGGGACCACTTGAAGCTGTCGAACACGCTCAGGTCGGGTATATCGCCGCCGAAAGCAATGTGGACACGCTGGTTTTGATTGGAAGTCGGCAACTGGATCAGACTGAAGATGCGTTTCGTGAAAAGGCTGCCGGCCAGGTGCTCCGCTGTCGAAATTTTGAGGAAATCAAAAGTCGGTTGCTTCCCAGTCTGAAGTGGGGCGATACGATTCTGGTCAAAGGGCCGCGCAATACCGACATCAACGACATTGCCCGCGAAATCACGGAAACGATGGCGCCCAATCGGTTTATTGTTGATCTGGAAGCCATCAACGAAAATATCACCCGCTTTCAACGCCACGTTGGGCCAAACACCCGAATCCTGGCCATGATCAAAGCGCTGGCCTATGGCAGCGACGCAACCCGACTGGCCAAAGAACTCCAAAAAATGGGGATTGAATCGGTTGGGGTGGCCAGTGCCGACGAAGGCGTGTCGCTACGGAAAGTCGGGGTGGATATTCCGATTCTGGTTTTTCTGTGTACTCCGGATGAAGCCGAAAAAGTGGTGCGCTATGCGCTGACTCCGATTGTGTATTCACCTGAAGGTATTACACCGCTGGCGACTGCCGCTCAAACTCAAGGAAAAACCATCAACGTCCACCTTGAAGTTGACACCGGGATGGGCCGGCTTGGAGTACAACCCGAACAGGCACTTGAGGTTGCCCAGGCTATTGCCCAGAGTGGGAGATTGCATCTGGCGGGCGTTCTCACGCATTTTGCCTGTGCCGAAGACCCTGAAAAAGATGACTTTACCCGCTTTCAAATCAGTCAGTTCAAATCGGTTGTCGCGCAACTCAAAAATGCTGGCTTTACCCGGCTGATTTGCCACGCCGGAGCAACGGCTGGCGCGGCCCGATTTCCCGAGGCCCACTTTGATATGGTTCGGATTGGACTTGGGCTCTATGGCGTCTATCCGTCGGAAGCCGTCGCACAGGCAATTGACCTGGATCTGGCGGTATCGCTAGTGAGTCGGCTGGCGGAAGTCCGCACGCTCCCGAAAGGCCACCGCATCGGATACGGCGGAACATTTGAAGTTCCCCATGACCAGTTTCGCGCCGGGGTCGTCCCGATTGGGTATCACGACGGCATTCCGGTCAGTTTGTCCAATCGCGGCACAGTCTTGATCAATGGGCAACGCGCGCCGATTGTCGGTCGAGTTTCGATGGATTCAATGATTGTGGATGTGAGTCAGATTGCGGATGCCGCTGTGGGGTCGGATGTACTGATTTACGGGAAATATGCGGGGTATTCCCTTCGGCCTGAAGCAATTGCCGATTCCTGTGGAACGATTGCCTATGAACTACTCGCCCGGCTGGGGCCGCGCATCCAGCGGATTTTTACCGGGAGCTATCGCTATAACGGGCTGGTGAAATGA
- a CDS encoding PD40 domain-containing protein, producing the protein MLPGCPQEIQPSTQLHRPAIEYNLSHHSSLDRDPSWSPDGKKIAFVSDRDGNFEIYVMKTDGSGQTRLTTNSASDRNPAWSPNSKHIIFQSNRDGNEEIYLMNADGSKQTRLTKNDSDDMFPDISSDGKKITFTQNRNGNFDIFVMNIDGRNSVQLTNHPLRDLWSRWSPNGKKLVFFSRRDTSDTNDEIYSMNADGSDVRRLTHNSGHDFCPDWSPDGKKLAFVSIREDGHIYVYQMDADGGKPERLTSKPDKVSSPTWSRDGRKLAFSSQRDGNFEVYVIELKS; encoded by the coding sequence ATGCTTCCAGGTTGTCCTCAGGAAATCCAGCCTTCAACTCAATTGCATCGCCCAGCAATTGAGTACAACCTTTCGCATCATTCTTCACTTGATCGTGACCCGTCCTGGTCACCGGATGGAAAGAAAATCGCCTTTGTGAGTGATCGTGATGGAAATTTTGAGATCTACGTCATGAAAACAGATGGCTCAGGGCAAACCCGTTTGACGACAAATTCAGCTTCAGATCGCAATCCAGCCTGGAGCCCAAATAGCAAACACATCATTTTCCAAAGCAATCGAGACGGAAACGAAGAAATTTACCTGATGAACGCCGACGGCTCCAAGCAAACCAGACTCACCAAAAACGACAGCGATGATATGTTCCCAGATATATCCTCAGATGGAAAAAAGATCACCTTTACCCAAAATCGAAATGGAAATTTCGATATCTTTGTGATGAATATTGATGGCAGAAACTCTGTCCAACTTACCAATCATCCTTTGCGTGACCTGTGGTCCAGGTGGTCACCAAACGGTAAAAAACTCGTGTTCTTTTCACGCCGAGACACCAGTGATACCAATGACGAAATTTATTCCATGAATGCGGATGGAAGCGACGTGAGGCGACTTACCCACAATAGCGGGCATGATTTCTGCCCTGACTGGTCACCAGATGGAAAAAAACTTGCTTTTGTTTCAATCAGAGAAGATGGACACATTTATGTCTACCAAATGGATGCTGATGGAGGAAAACCAGAGCGATTGACCAGCAAACCAGACAAGGTGAGTTCTCCCACCTGGTCCAGAGATGGAAGGAAACTCGCATTTTCATCACAAAGAGATGGAAATTTCGAAGTATATGTAATTGAGCTAAAAAGTTAG
- a CDS encoding Uma2 family endonuclease: MTLITQQFTACELFEMPGDGFRCELVKGELKKIAPAGHVHGRIIINISTPLDTHVRTNQLGLVFAAETGFQLASNPDTVRAPDVAFVRAENVKSDLDQRGYWPGAPDLVVEVISPGDIYTEVEEKVFDWLEAGTKMVVVVNPRKRVVTVYRSLTEIVVLTENDVLDGKELIPNWSLPVKTIFA, from the coding sequence ATGACACTCATAACCCAACAGTTTACGGCTTGTGAATTATTTGAAATGCCCGGTGATGGTTTTCGATGTGAATTGGTGAAGGGAGAATTGAAAAAAATAGCGCCAGCCGGGCATGTTCATGGGCGAATCATTATTAATATCTCAACGCCTCTGGATACGCACGTCAGAACCAACCAGCTTGGGCTGGTGTTTGCGGCTGAAACGGGGTTCCAGCTTGCGTCCAATCCAGATACTGTCCGAGCCCCTGATGTTGCATTTGTGCGGGCTGAAAATGTCAAATCTGATCTTGACCAGCGGGGATACTGGCCGGGAGCGCCGGATTTGGTGGTTGAAGTCATTTCACCGGGAGACATTTACACCGAAGTTGAAGAAAAAGTGTTTGATTGGCTTGAGGCTGGAACCAAAATGGTCGTTGTGGTCAATCCGCGAAAGCGGGTGGTCACGGTGTATCGTTCTCTCACGGAGATTGTGGTTCTGACTGAAAATGATGTGCTTGATGGAAAAGAGCTTATTCCTAACTGGTCGTTGCCAGTAAAAACCATATTTGCTTAA